The segment CAGCATTACCCATTTCAAGTAATGCTTTTTCAGCATTTACTTTTGATATACCATATGTTGAAATTGGTTCTAGTGGTGTTTCTTCTGTGCAGTATATCTCGCCTGATTTTGTTCCATATCCACTGTTTGTACATGGAAAAACAACTTTTTGATGTGGTTTTATTTGTTTTGCTAACCATTCTATAGAATGTTGATTAACAGCATAAGTAACTTCTGGTACTTTTTCACATGCTGGAGCACCAACAATAGCAGCAAGAGGAAATATTATATCTGCCTTTTCAACATATTGTTTTAATAAATTATAATTTCTTACATCTCCGTATACAAAATGAAAATCTGGAAAATGAACACAATTAAATAAACTTTGTTGATTATAAAGAAGATTATCATAAACAATTACTCTATAATTTCTTTGAAGAAAATATTCAGTAATCACAGAACCCAAATAACCTGCACCACCTGTTATTAAAATTGTTTGTTTTTCTGTAATTTTTATCACCTCTTTAATTAAATTTTTCCAAAAATCAATGTAAATTCATTTTTTCAGCTTTAAAATAGCTTCTGCAATATCATTCGTTTCGTTTAATGTTTTTTCCACAACTTCTCTTGATGCTCCTGTTTGTTCCATAACAAGTTTTATATCATCTTCAGAAAATTTTATTTTTTCTATTTTACTTTCTCCAACAATTTGAAACGTCTCATTTCCTTGAATTACCATTTTTGTTATTTGTGGGTTTTCTATTATTATGTTTCCTTCATCTCTTTCTATTATTACTCTTTTAGCATCTATATTTTCAGACTTTATTCCTAATTGTGCCATCATTTTTTCCATCTGGCGAGTTGATATGTTAAACATATAAAATTTAAAAGTTTTAAACTTAATAAAGATTTCTGAAAAATTATGCCTGTAATT is part of the Candidatus Pacearchaeota archaeon genome and harbors:
- a CDS encoding NAD(P)-dependent oxidoreductase; this translates as MIKITEKQTILITGGAGYLGSVITEYFLQRNYRVIVYDNLLYNQQSLFNCVHFPDFHFVYGDVRNYNLLKQYVEKADIIFPLAAIVGAPACEKVPEVTYAVNQHSIEWLAKQIKPHQKVVFPCTNSGYGTKSGEIYCTEETPLEPISTYGISKVNAEKALLEMGNAVTLRLATVFGFSPRMRLDLLVNDFVFKAVNDRYIVLFEKDFKRNYLHIRDVPRVFEHAINNYENMKGEAYNVGIPDANLSKEELALRIKKFIPDLFITYSEFNKDPDRRNYIISNEKLLKTGFKFKYTLDDGIQELIKGYKILRFNQFKNI
- a CDS encoding nascent polypeptide-associated complex protein, giving the protein MEKMMAQLGIKSENIDAKRVIIERDEGNIIIENPQITKMVIQGNETFQIVGESKIEKIKFSEDDIKLVMEQTGASREVVEKTLNETNDIAEAILKLKK